CGGCACCTCGGTCGGCCGCTCGGTAAAGTCGATGCTCGAGTACTTCAATCGTCACGACACGGAGAAATACGGGACCGAGGGAGCGCCTCTCCACGACCCCTGTACCGTGGCCTACCTGTTGGAGCCCGCTCTCTTCCGAGCCAAACGGGTGCACATCGACGTCGAGACGGTATCGGAGCTCACGCTGGGAGAGACGGTCGTTGACTTCTGGGGTGTCACCGCGCTTCCGCCGAACGCCCTCTGGGTCCATGAGATCGATGCGGAAGGTTTCTTCGAGCTTCTGACGGAGCGCCTGTCACGCTTACCTTGAGCTAAGCTTGCAACCGTGGACACGCGTTCCGTCGGGCTCGTTCTCGCCGGGGTCGGCGCGGCGCTCTTGACGCTGGGCCTGGTAGTCCATTGGGGCGGATTTTCCTGGTTCGGTCGGCTCCCGGGTGACATCCGCTACGAGAGCGAAACGACGCGCGTCTTCGTTCCGCTCACGTCGATGATCTTGCTATCGGTACTTGCGACCCTCGCACTCAACCTGTTGAGACGGCTTTTCTGACAGGTCGTCGAGCGTCCTCGGCTCCGAGTAGAGGTATCCCTGGGCGAGCCGGAAACCCATCTCGGCACAGACCTCCGCCTCCCGCCGGCTTTCGATGCCCTCGGCAATCGGCTCGGCGTGAAGCTCGCGCGCGGCGGCCATCAGCATCGACAAAAGCCGTCGTTTCGAGGCGCGCGCCTCGAGGAGATCCTCGAACCAGCTCATGTCGAATTTGAGGTAGTGCGGCTCGACTTCGGCCAGTTGAGCGAAGCGCTCGCCCAGACCGAAATCGTCGAGAGCCAGACCGATGTCGAGGGCATCGAGCTCTCGCTTGAGCTCTGCGGTGACGTGGGGCTTGGCGAGCGCCCCTTCATGGATCTCGAGGGCCAGCTCCTGCTCGGGCGCCCGGGTCCGAACCTGTCTCAACGACTCGATGAGCTCGGGTCGACCCAGCTCGATGGGGTGCGTGTTCAAGAACAGGCGCGGCAGCGTCAAACCCGACGAGAGAACGAGCTCGATGGCTTGTTGACGGAACAGACGCGAGAGCTCGGCTTCGCGCCCCAGGGTCTCAGCGATGCGAAAGAGGTCACATGGGCTCTCGGGCAACTCGGGATGAAGGCCCCGCCCGAGCACTTCATAGCCGACGACCTTCCCCTCGGGAATGGAAACGATCGCCTGAAAAGCGGCGGTGACCAGACGCTGATCCATGAGCTCGGCCAGCTGCCTCGTGCCAGAAACGAACTGCTGAGAGAGCACCATACGACTGATCGCCAACGTCCCGAACTCGAGCGTCTGATCCGCCGGCCGCACGAGCCCCTCGCCCTCGACGCGCCCGAGCCGGAACTCGAACTCGGCAAAGTGCAGGATGTCTCCTTCCCGGAGCAGACTCCCCGTGACTCGCTGGCGATTGACGAAGGTCCCGTTCGTGCTGTCCAGGTCCCTCAGCATCAGGTCCTCACCGTCCAGGTATATCTCGGCGTGGCGTTTGGAAACGGACTGAAACGGAAGCGTCAGGTCGAGACCGGCGATACGGCCGATCCGGAA
The genomic region above belongs to Vicinamibacteria bacterium and contains:
- a CDS encoding EAL domain-containing protein: MEKTSRETRTSPWCLESKLEGGRVLQRVAIHSFPFRIGRIAGLDLTLPFQSVSKRHAEIYLDGEDLMLRDLDSTNGTFVNRQRVTGSLLREGDILHFAEFEFRLGRVEGEGLVRPADQTLEFGTLAISRMVLSQQFVSGTRQLAELMDQRLVTAAFQAIVSIPEGKVVGYEVLGRGLHPELPESPCDLFRIAETLGREAELSRLFRQQAIELVLSSGLTLPRLFLNTHPIELGRPELIESLRQVRTRAPEQELALEIHEGALAKPHVTAELKRELDALDIGLALDDFGLGERFAQLAEVEPHYLKFDMSWFEDLLEARASKRRLLSMLMAAARELHAEPIAEGIESRREAEVCAEMGFRLAQGYLYSEPRTLDDLSEKPSQQVECEGRKYR
- a CDS encoding DUF2905 domain-containing protein — encoded protein: MDTRSVGLVLAGVGAALLTLGLVVHWGGFSWFGRLPGDIRYESETTRVFVPLTSMILLSVLATLALNLLRRLF